From Psychroflexus torquis ATCC 700755, the proteins below share one genomic window:
- a CDS encoding GAF domain-containing protein, protein MTLESLKPRIKDILKQDNLVIDQRLTQVCSILQQEITTYDWVGFYFKNGDKRELILKAYAGEPTDHLIIPFGKGICGQVAESNQNFVVEDVAAQDNYIACSIYVKSEVVIPLFVDKQNIGQIDIDSHTKNAFSKEDEDFLTWVNTEVSYVLEI, encoded by the coding sequence ATGACCCTTGAAAGCTTAAAACCCCGTATAAAAGATATCTTAAAGCAAGACAACCTAGTCATCGATCAGAGATTGACGCAAGTTTGCAGTATTCTCCAACAAGAGATTACAACTTACGATTGGGTTGGATTTTATTTCAAGAATGGGGATAAAAGAGAGCTTATTTTAAAAGCTTATGCTGGAGAACCTACAGACCATCTTATAATTCCTTTCGGAAAAGGAATCTGTGGACAAGTTGCAGAATCCAACCAAAACTTTGTGGTAGAGGATGTTGCTGCTCAAGATAATTATATCGCTTGTAGTATCTATGTAAAGTCTGAAGTGGTGATTCCTCTTTTTGTTGATAAACAAAATATTGGTCAAATCGATATCGATTCTCACACCAAAAATGCATTTTCGAAAGAAGATGAAGATTTTTTGACTTGGGTAAATACAGAAGTCAGTTATGTTTTAGAAATTTAA
- the xrtF gene encoding exosortase family protein XrtF encodes MEIFRKNKAVIKFLGVFFGTYILLTIAYQLYLDHAPDQPYFPEIITHMVALQTESLISLFGYDTNSIPSHYDPSMRIGINGGYLVRVVEGCNAVSVIILFLSFILAFKKDFKSTVLFIFAGSVIIYSLNVIRIALLTIGIYEIPEYQEFMHGTLFPAFIYGLVFLLWIVWIKNYKPKVKPVNE; translated from the coding sequence TTGGAAATTTTTAGAAAAAATAAAGCTGTTATTAAGTTCCTAGGCGTTTTCTTTGGTACTTATATCCTGCTCACCATAGCCTATCAATTGTATCTAGATCACGCTCCAGATCAACCTTATTTTCCTGAAATTATCACCCACATGGTCGCTTTACAAACCGAAAGTTTGATTAGTCTTTTTGGATATGATACCAATAGTATTCCTAGTCATTACGATCCTTCTATGCGTATTGGTATAAACGGGGGTTACTTGGTTAGAGTTGTAGAGGGCTGTAATGCTGTAAGTGTCATCATCCTTTTCTTATCCTTCATTTTAGCATTTAAAAAGGACTTCAAGTCTACAGTTCTATTCATCTTTGCTGGGAGTGTTATCATTTATTCGCTTAATGTCATTCGTATAGCCTTGCTTACAATTGGAATTTATGAGATACCAGAATATCAAGAATTTATGCACGGGACTTTATTTCCAGCCTTTATCTATGGATTGGTATTCTTGCTTTGGATCGTATGGATTAAAAATTACAAACCTAAAGTAAAACCTGTTAATGAATAA
- a CDS encoding exosortase F system-associated membrane protein, whose product MNKVLKIGLIGFLLLGIVLIRFYEHKLFLDPLLEFYSSESSYAQAPEFDVMQVIGSTSWRYWLNSIISIAIIGIAFPSRKTILFSMVFYALAYLILTLLFWLFVSDMERENFLTIFYIRRFLIQPIFVLVLLPAFYYQKYTVKEKD is encoded by the coding sequence ATGAATAAAGTCTTAAAAATTGGCTTGATTGGGTTTTTGCTTTTAGGGATTGTGCTAATTCGTTTCTATGAGCATAAGCTCTTTTTAGATCCCTTATTGGAATTTTACAGTTCAGAGTCTAGTTATGCTCAAGCGCCAGAATTTGATGTCATGCAAGTAATTGGCTCAACAAGCTGGAGGTATTGGCTCAATTCTATCATCTCTATAGCAATTATTGGTATTGCTTTTCCTAGTAGAAAAACTATACTATTTTCAATGGTATTTTATGCCTTGGCCTATTTGATCTTGACGCTCTTGTTTTGGTTATTTGTAAGTGATATGGAAAGAGAAAACTTTCTTACTATTTTTTACATCAGGCGTTTTTTAATTCAACCTATATTTGTATTAGTTTTGTTACCAGCCTTTTACTATCAAAAGTATACTGTTAAAGAAAAAGATTAA
- a CDS encoding HYC_CC_PP family protein, which translates to MKSFFSKIGSISLAFFVLVSTMSFTIDAHYCGNILVDKAILSKAQTCEMHQHMPSEKESSCCDNEVETIEGQDILQFSKAEFDLDIPLEFTVFSLIYFCDLDVFEKQIDEFQFYNPPQHSLDLQLLNQVFLI; encoded by the coding sequence GTGAAATCATTTTTTTCTAAAATAGGATCAATTTCTCTAGCTTTTTTTGTGCTGGTCTCTACGATGTCATTTACCATCGATGCTCATTACTGTGGTAATATTTTAGTAGATAAAGCTATTTTATCGAAAGCACAAACCTGCGAAATGCACCAACATATGCCTTCTGAAAAGGAGTCTAGTTGTTGTGATAACGAGGTTGAAACTATTGAGGGGCAAGATATCCTCCAATTTTCTAAAGCTGAATTTGATTTGGATATTCCTTTAGAATTTACTGTTTTCAGTTTAATTTATTTTTGCGATTTAGATGTTTTTGAAAAACAAATTGATGAATTTCAATTTTACAATCCCCCCCAACATTCTTTAGACCTTCAGCTGCTTAACCAGGTCTTTCTTATTTGA